From one Trifolium pratense cultivar HEN17-A07 linkage group LG1, ARS_RC_1.1, whole genome shotgun sequence genomic stretch:
- the LOC123902912 gene encoding pentatricopeptide repeat-containing protein At3g24000, mitochondrial codes for MIQCKRNSSLIAAVSRIFRTLYQSATPSTPPYSDVSDDTNNNKWNNNIISHYIIDDKNLLRPSLISNSSLHILDLIDNGSLEPNRTIYNNLLKRCTMLGKLKQGKLVHTHILNSQFKNDLIIQNSILFMYAKCGSLEIARQVFDEMPVKDMVTWTSMITGYSQNECASSALVLFPEMIRDGARPNEFTLSSLVKCCGVLGSYVDGEQIHGCCWKYGFQSNVFVGSSLVDMYAKCGYLREAQLVFDELESKNEVSWNSLISGYARKGDGEEALALFVKMQREDYGATDFTYSALLCSSSSMGSLEQGKWLHAHMMKSGRKLAGYVGNTLLHMYAKSGNIWDAKKVFDRLVKVDVISCNSMLIGYAQHGFGKEAVDLFEEMMLWDGIKPNDITFLSVLTACSHAGLLDEGKYYFELMKKHGLEPKVSHYTTVVDLLGRAGLLDRAKSFIEEIPIEPTATIWGALLGASKMHKNTEMGAYAAQKVLELDPSYSGTHTLLSNIYASAGKWQDVAKVRKMMKDSKLKKEPACSWVEIENSVHVFVANDFSHPQKDKVYEMWENLNQKIKEIGYVPDTSHVHLYVDQQEKELNLQYHSEKLALAFALLNTSPGSTIRIMKNIRVCGDCHSAIKYVSLVVKREIIVRDTNRFHHFRNGSCSCRDYW; via the coding sequence ATGATCCAATGCAAAAGAAATTCCTCACTCATTGCTGCAGTTTCTAGAATCTTCCGCACACTCTACCAATCCGCAACTCCATCTACACCTCCATATTCCGACGTATCAGACGataccaacaacaacaaatggaacaacaacatcatctcACATTACATCATAGACGACAAAAACCTCCTTCGTCCAAGTCTCATCTCAAACTCCAGTCTTCACATTCTAGACCTCATCGACAATGGTTCACTCGAACCGAACCGAACCATTTACAACAACCTCTTAAAAAGATGCACAATGTTAGGGAAACTCAAACAAGGAAAATTAGTGCATACCCATATACTTAATTCTCAGTTTAAGAATGATTTAATCATTCAAAATTCGATTTTGTTTATGTATGCGAAATGTGGTAGTTTAGAAATTGCCCGCCaagtgtttgatgaaatgcctgTCAAAGATATGGTGACTTGGACTTCCATGATTACTGGCTATTCGCAGAATGAGTGTGCTAGTAGTGCACTTGTTTTGTTTCCTGAGATGATTCGTGATGGGGCGAGACCGAATGAGTTTACGTTGTCGAGTTTGGTGAAGTGTTGTGGGGTTTTAGGGAGTTATGTTGATGGGGAGCAAATTCATGGGTGTTGTTGGAAGTATGGGTTTCAATCAAATGTGTTTGTGGGGAGTTCTCTTGTGGATATGTATGCGAAGTGTGGATACTTAAGGGAAGCGCAGTTGGTTTTTGATGAGCTTGAGAGTAAGAATGAGGTTTCTTGGAATTCTTTGATATCTGGTTATGCTAGGAAAGGTGATGGAGAGGAGGCTTTGGCTTTATTTGTGAAGATGCAAAGGGAGGATTATGGAGCAACGGATTTTACTTATTCGGCTCTTTTGTGTTCTTCGTCGAGCATGGGATCTTTGGAGCAAGGGAAATGGCTCCATGCACATATGATGAAATCGGGAAGGAAGTTAGCTGGTTACGTGGGGAATACGCTTCTTCACATGTATGCAAAGTCGGGGAACATTTGGGATGCGAAGAAGGTTTTTGATCGGTTGGTTAAGGTTGATGTTATTTCTTGCAATTCGATGTTGATAGGCTATGCTCAGCATGGGTTTGGAAAGGAAGCTGTAGACCTTTTTGAAGAGATGATGCTGTGGGATGGGATTAAACCCAATGATATAACGTTCCTTTCTGTTCTTACGGCTTGTAGCCATGCCGGACTTTTGGATGAGGGTAAATATTATTTTGAGTTGATGAAGAAGCATGGCCTTGAACCAAAAGTCTCGCACTACACGACGGTTGTTGATCTTCTTGGTCGAGCTGGTCTTCTTGATCGGGCTAAGAGTTTCATAGAAGAAATACCAATTGAACCAACTGCAACTATCTGGGGAGCTTTGCTTGGTGCGTCTAAAATGCATAAAAACACGGAAATGGGTGCTTACGCTGCTCAAAAGGTTTTAGAGCTTGACCCTTCTTATTCAGGAACACATACATTGCTTTCCAATATTTATGCCTCTGCTGGTAAGTGGCAGGATGTTGCAAAAGTGAGAAAGATGATGAAGGATAGTAAGTTGAAGAAGGAACCGGCTTGTAGTTGGGTTGAGATTGAGAATTCTGTCCATGTATTTGTGGCAAATGACTTTTCTCATCCACAGAAAGACAAGGTTTATGAAATGTGGGAGAATCTAAATCAGAAAATTAAAGAGATTGGTTATGTTCCTGATACAAGTCATGTGCATCTCTATGTAGATCAACAAGAGAAGGAATTGAATTTGCAGTATCATAGTGAGAAGTTGGCTCTTGCTTTTGCACTTCTAAATACTTCACCAGGATCCACTATACGCATAATGAAGAATATCAGAGTTTGTGGTGATTGCCACTCAGCAATAAAATATGTGTCTTTGGTTGTGAAGAGGGAAATCATTGTTAGAGACACCAATCGGTTCCATCATTTCCGCAATGGCTCATGCTCTTGTAGGGACTACTGGTAG